One genomic segment of Bradyrhizobium prioriisuperbiae includes these proteins:
- a CDS encoding cupin domain-containing protein, whose product MAFSVENLTQAKAFRISPTDTNYFVMLFDRESAGIDNIFVIEIFRPGGATPPNEHAAAHEFFHVLHGEGIARCDGKTLPIRKGDSLLLHPGSEHVVENTGKGKLYCLTVMTPNEGFAELIRGGEAVDIEADDIAVLQGRDVADQR is encoded by the coding sequence ATGGCGTTCAGCGTCGAAAACCTCACGCAGGCCAAGGCCTTCCGCATCTCGCCGACGGACACCAACTATTTCGTGATGCTGTTCGACCGCGAGAGTGCGGGGATCGACAACATTTTCGTCATCGAGATCTTCCGTCCCGGCGGCGCGACGCCGCCCAACGAGCACGCGGCCGCGCACGAATTCTTCCATGTGCTGCATGGAGAAGGCATCGCGCGCTGCGATGGCAAGACGCTGCCGATCCGGAAGGGCGACTCGCTGCTGCTGCATCCCGGCTCCGAGCACGTGGTCGAGAACACCGGCAAGGGCAAGCTCTACTGTCTGACCGTGATGACGCCTAACGAAGGCTTCGCCGAACTGATCCGCGGCGGCGAAGCAGTGGACATCGAGGCCGATGACATCGCAGTGCTGCAGGGGCGCGACGTGGCGGATCAGCGATGA
- a CDS encoding isochorismatase family cysteine hydrolase codes for MTDTSLQPVDDLTPLGASPRNRWSVSVTQANLVRPPVEPQPVTIDTGAKLVTFDLARTATIVIDMQNDFCHPAGWLGHIGVDVTPARAPIAPLQRLLPVLRGHDVPVIWLNWGNRPDRLNLSPALLHVYKPSGTGVGLGDRLPDSGARVLERGSWSASIVAELAVDPTDIHVAKYRMSGFQDTELDSILRNLNVTTLLFAGVNADQCVLCTLQDANFHGYDCMLLRDCAATTSPDYCMAATVYNVNQCFGFVLESPVLAAAIAEVD; via the coding sequence ATGACCGACACCAGCCTTCAACCGGTCGATGACCTCACGCCGCTCGGCGCCAGTCCGCGCAACCGCTGGTCGGTCTCGGTGACACAGGCGAACCTCGTTCGGCCGCCGGTCGAGCCGCAGCCGGTGACGATCGATACCGGCGCCAAGCTCGTGACTTTCGACCTCGCGCGCACCGCCACGATCGTCATCGACATGCAGAATGACTTCTGCCATCCGGCCGGCTGGCTCGGCCACATTGGCGTCGACGTGACGCCAGCGCGCGCACCGATCGCGCCGCTGCAACGGCTGTTGCCGGTGCTGCGTGGGCACGATGTGCCGGTGATCTGGCTCAACTGGGGCAACCGGCCCGACCGGCTCAACCTCAGCCCGGCCCTGCTGCATGTCTACAAACCATCCGGTACCGGTGTCGGGCTCGGCGATCGGCTGCCGGACTCCGGCGCCCGGGTGCTGGAGCGCGGCAGCTGGTCGGCGTCGATCGTTGCGGAGCTTGCGGTCGACCCCACCGATATCCATGTCGCCAAATATCGCATGTCGGGCTTCCAGGACACTGAGCTCGACAGCATCCTGCGCAACCTCAATGTCACGACCCTGTTGTTCGCCGGCGTCAATGCCGACCAGTGCGTGCTCTGCACGCTGCAGGACGCCAATTTCCATGGCTACGACTGCATGCTGCTGCGCGACTGCGCGGCCACCACATCGCCGGACTACTGCATGGCCGCGACGGTCTATAATGTGAACCAGTGCTTCGGCTTCGTGCTGGAGTCTCCCGTCCTTGCCGCCGCGATTGCCGAGGTCGATTGA
- a CDS encoding FAD-binding oxidoreductase, whose translation MNDLAPLDVTSDRPSADTLRSLIVDLGDIPIVTDSTIVRRRSRDFFWYSPILNDQLNGKSADLIVAPRDEADVVRVAAACARHRVPLTVRAGGTGNYGQAVPLAGGVLLDITALDTIEWIKPGQIRVGAGAKMNAIDAATQPMGYELRMHPSTKRTATIGGFVAGGSGGIGSITYGGLRERGNILAARIVTMEPEPRIIELRGDAAQKINRAYGTTGIITALEMPLAPAWPWIDVVVAFDDFTAAVEFGHAAALADGIVKKLLAPITWPLPSYFGALKSCCPEGKSILIAMIAEPSLESFRDLLGGRGTMTLETPTDDGPGKVPLYEYTWNHTTLQVLKSDRTVTYLQCLYPHDRLPQKVEEMRTMFPREVLQHLEFIRFNGQVTCSGLPVVRYSSPERLNEIIRLHEAHEVYIANPHVYTVEDGSRYKRVDVDQLGFKHEVDPCGLLNPGKMRSFIPER comes from the coding sequence ATGAACGATCTCGCTCCCCTTGACGTCACATCCGACCGGCCGTCGGCCGACACGCTGAGGTCGCTGATCGTCGATCTCGGCGATATCCCCATCGTCACCGATTCCACCATTGTGCGCCGGCGCTCGCGCGATTTCTTCTGGTACAGCCCGATCCTCAACGACCAGCTCAACGGCAAGTCGGCCGACCTGATCGTCGCGCCGCGCGACGAGGCCGACGTCGTGCGGGTCGCAGCCGCCTGCGCGCGCCACCGTGTGCCATTGACGGTGCGGGCCGGAGGCACCGGCAATTACGGCCAGGCCGTGCCGCTCGCCGGCGGCGTGCTGCTCGACATCACCGCCCTCGACACGATCGAATGGATCAAACCCGGTCAGATCCGCGTCGGTGCCGGCGCCAAGATGAACGCGATCGACGCGGCGACCCAGCCCATGGGCTACGAACTGCGCATGCATCCCTCCACCAAGCGCACCGCGACCATCGGCGGTTTTGTCGCCGGCGGATCCGGCGGCATCGGCTCGATCACCTATGGCGGCCTGCGCGAGCGCGGCAACATCCTTGCCGCCCGCATCGTCACCATGGAACCAGAGCCCCGCATCATCGAGCTGCGCGGCGATGCGGCCCAAAAAATCAACCGCGCCTATGGCACCACCGGCATCATCACCGCACTCGAAATGCCGCTGGCGCCGGCCTGGCCATGGATCGATGTGGTGGTCGCCTTCGACGACTTCACGGCCGCGGTTGAATTTGGTCATGCCGCGGCGCTTGCCGACGGCATCGTCAAGAAGCTGCTGGCGCCTATCACCTGGCCGCTGCCGTCCTATTTCGGCGCGCTGAAATCCTGCTGCCCCGAGGGCAAGAGCATCCTGATCGCGATGATCGCAGAGCCGTCGCTGGAAAGCTTCCGGGACCTGCTCGGCGGTCGCGGCACCATGACCCTGGAAACGCCGACCGATGATGGCCCCGGCAAGGTGCCGCTGTACGAATACACCTGGAACCATACCACTCTGCAGGTGCTCAAGAGCGACCGCACGGTGACCTACCTGCAATGCCTGTACCCGCACGACCGTCTGCCGCAGAAGGTCGAGGAGATGCGCACGATGTTTCCCCGCGAGGTGCTGCAGCATCTCGAATTCATCCGCTTCAACGGACAGGTCACCTGCAGCGGACTGCCAGTGGTGCGTTACAGCAGCCCGGAGCGGCTGAACGAGATCATTCGCCTGCACGAGGCGCACGAGGTCTATATCGCTAATCCGCATGTCTACACGGTCGAGGACGGCAGCCGCTACAAGCGCGTCGACGTCGATCAGCTCGGCTTCAAGCACGAGGTCGACCCCTGCGGCCTGCTCAACCCCGGCAAGATGCGCAGCTTTATCCCGGAGCGATGA
- a CDS encoding NAD(P)H-dependent oxidoreductase, with protein MRVLYVYCHPLDDSFHAAIRHEALAGLALAGHTVDLLDLYAEDFDPVLTAERRRDYHDPARNRANNQAHVDRLMAADALVLQFPTWSFGPPAMLKGWFDRLFGPGIAMDLSDPAHAKPLLQHIRHITGISTYGRQRWKAIAMADPPRRIIKRYLPWFTGFKAKVRYHALYHMNTATADRRGRFLARVRRAMEQF; from the coding sequence GTGCGCGTGCTGTACGTCTACTGCCATCCGCTGGACGACAGCTTCCATGCCGCGATCCGCCACGAAGCGTTGGCCGGCCTCGCACTGGCCGGGCATACGGTCGACCTGCTCGATCTCTATGCCGAGGACTTCGATCCTGTACTCACCGCCGAGCGTCGCCGCGACTATCACGATCCCGCACGCAACCGCGCCAACAATCAGGCCCATGTCGACCGGCTGATGGCCGCGGACGCGCTGGTGCTGCAGTTTCCGACCTGGTCGTTTGGACCGCCGGCCATGCTGAAAGGCTGGTTCGATCGTTTGTTCGGCCCCGGCATCGCGATGGATCTGTCCGATCCGGCTCATGCGAAACCGCTGCTGCAGCACATCAGGCACATCACCGGCATCTCGACCTATGGCCGCCAGCGCTGGAAAGCGATCGCCATGGCCGACCCGCCGCGCAGAATCATCAAACGTTACCTGCCCTGGTTCACCGGCTTCAAGGCCAAGGTGCGCTATCACGCACTGTACCACATGAACACAGCGACTGCTGACCGGCGCGGCCGCTTTCTCGCGCGAGTGCGACGCGCCATGGAGCAGTTCTGA
- a CDS encoding alpha/beta hydrolase: MATIFGETDWRSMSQEQRDLGLNNSAAVAGSAEMVNGWEQRSAAVRERHSAQLNLRYGPRDRNRFDFLKAADGGPTLVLIHGGYWQMRSKETLTWFAEGPMAHGINVALIGYTLAPEATMDEIVAEIHRGLDTLVEQLPALGGDPDRIIVTGWSAGGHLTAMALSHPKVKAGLAISGIFDLEPIRHSYLNVKLKLDEAMSRRNSPLLQSAGPAAPLALVVGGAELPQLRQQTADMAAFRASNGLPVSYEEIPGADHFSIMLELGSPTGRITTLIRQLFENV, from the coding sequence ATGGCGACGATATTCGGCGAGACGGACTGGCGATCGATGAGCCAGGAGCAGCGCGACCTCGGGCTCAACAACAGTGCCGCCGTCGCGGGCAGCGCGGAGATGGTCAACGGCTGGGAGCAGCGCTCCGCCGCGGTGCGCGAACGGCATTCCGCGCAGCTGAACCTCAGATACGGCCCGCGGGACCGCAACCGTTTCGACTTCCTGAAAGCCGCTGACGGCGGGCCGACGCTGGTGCTGATCCATGGCGGCTACTGGCAGATGCGCTCGAAGGAAACCCTCACCTGGTTTGCCGAGGGGCCGATGGCGCACGGCATCAATGTCGCATTGATCGGCTACACCCTGGCGCCGGAAGCGACCATGGACGAGATCGTGGCCGAGATCCATCGCGGCCTCGACACCCTGGTTGAACAGCTTCCCGCCCTCGGCGGCGATCCCGACCGTATTATCGTCACCGGCTGGTCCGCAGGCGGACATCTGACCGCGATGGCGCTGTCGCACCCGAAGGTGAAGGCCGGCCTCGCGATCAGCGGCATCTTCGATCTCGAACCGATCCGCCACAGCTATCTCAACGTCAAGCTTAAGCTTGACGAAGCCATGTCGCGGCGAAACTCGCCGCTGCTGCAATCCGCCGGCCCGGCCGCGCCACTGGCGCTGGTGGTCGGCGGCGCCGAACTGCCGCAGTTGCGCCAGCAGACCGCCGACATGGCCGCGTTTCGCGCCAGCAATGGATTGCCGGTGAGTTATGAAGAAATACCCGGCGCCGATCACTTCTCCATCATGCTCGAGCTGGGATCGCCGACCGGCCGGATCACGACCCTGATCCGACAGTTGTTCGAAAACGTCTGA
- a CDS encoding creatininase family protein, translating into MDTLRRRAWWDEYASREFEGLDPQTTIAILPIAAIEQHGPHLPVGVDAAINRGMLETLIERLPDDLDVRILPIQQVGKSNEHLRMPGTLTLPATTLIEAWTELGLSVARAGVRKLVIVNSHGGNDEVMGIVARELRVRADMLVVKSAWSRLGKPAGLYSERELKFGIHGGDVETSLMLAFRPELVDMTRAQDFRSVAEDDEAAFDHLRPTGFIAYAWIAGDLNPAGAVGEAHKATADKGRLTAAHTAVEFIRLLYDVKAAKLPA; encoded by the coding sequence ATGGACACGTTGCGTCGTCGGGCCTGGTGGGATGAATACGCCTCGCGTGAATTCGAAGGCCTCGATCCTCAGACCACCATCGCCATCCTGCCGATTGCCGCCATCGAGCAGCACGGGCCGCATCTGCCGGTGGGTGTCGACGCGGCGATCAATCGCGGCATGCTTGAGACATTGATCGAACGTCTGCCCGACGATCTCGACGTTCGGATTCTGCCGATCCAGCAGGTCGGAAAATCCAACGAGCATCTGCGGATGCCCGGCACCCTGACCTTGCCGGCGACGACGCTGATCGAGGCCTGGACCGAACTCGGACTGTCAGTCGCGCGCGCGGGCGTGCGCAAACTCGTGATCGTCAACTCCCATGGAGGCAACGACGAGGTGATGGGCATTGTCGCGCGCGAACTGCGGGTGCGGGCGGATATGCTGGTGGTCAAATCCGCCTGGTCGCGGCTTGGCAAGCCCGCCGGCCTCTACAGCGAGCGTGAGCTGAAATTCGGAATCCATGGTGGCGACGTCGAGACGTCGCTGATGCTGGCCTTCCGTCCGGAACTGGTCGATATGACGCGGGCGCAGGATTTCCGGTCGGTTGCCGAGGATGATGAGGCCGCCTTCGACCATCTCAGGCCGACCGGATTCATCGCCTATGCCTGGATCGCCGGCGACCTCAATCCCGCGGGTGCCGTCGGCGAGGCCCACAAGGCCACGGCTGACAAGGGCCGGCTCACCGCCGCGCATACTGCTGTGGAATTCATCAGGCTGCTGTACGACGTGAAGGCGGCGAAGCTGCCGGCCTGA